The genomic window CGGCACAATTAGCTATTCGCCAAGCGGGTCTTCAAGTAGAAAAAGTAGAGCACGCTTATTCATTAAGCGTAGATAAAGGATTCATTATCGCTCAGAAACCGGAAGCAGACAGCATGTTAACACGTGGCGATAAAGTAACGCTGACCCTCTCCAACGGGCAACCTCCCGCCAGTGTCATTTTAGTACCGGATTTTCGTAATAAAAAGTTGGCGGAATCTACCTTATGGGCCAGCACACAAAATATCAATTTGATTGTGAAAGAAGATGATAAATCCCCCTTCCCATACGGAGTAATCGCTTCTCAGAAACCGTTGGCAGACAGTCAAATTGCCCCCGGATCTAATTTGGAAATTGTAGTCAGCCGCCGCCCTGCTTCTGACGATGAAAAAACATATCATTTACATTACGAATTACCTCAGGGTAAAAAGGCCATGCGTATCCGCGTGGTGTTAATAGACAAAAACGGCGAACGGGAAGTAATCAATGAACCCAAACAGCCCGGTAGCAAAATCGATTTAGAAATTCCATATAGTGGAGCCGCCACCTTCCGCATTTTATCAGATGGCATTTTGGTACGGGAGCGCGAAATACAATGACTTCCCCAACCGGCCCTATAAATGGTAAAATAATTATTGCGCCTTCCATTTTGTCTGCGGACTTATGGCAGTTGGGGCATCAAGTAGAACAGGTGCGCCAAGCCGGTGCCGACTGGTTACACGTAGATATTATGGACGGGCATTTTGTACCGAATTTGAGTTTTGGTCCGGCTACTGTTAAAAGCCTACAAGGCCGCGCTCAATTGCCGTTGGATGTGCACTTGATGGTGGAAAAGCCCTCGCATTTTGTGGAGCCTTTTGCCAAAGCAGGAGCCGATTTTTTAACGGTGCACGTGGAAGCGGCAGAGGATGTACAACAAGTTCTTTTAGTAATTAAAGATCAAGGAGTTCGGACCGGTTTATCGATTAAGCCGGATACCGATCCGCAACGTTTGGTACCGTATTTACCCTATTTAGATATGGTGTTGGTAATGACGGTACAACCCGGTTTTGGCGGGCAAGGTTTT from Elusimicrobiaceae bacterium includes these protein-coding regions:
- a CDS encoding PASTA domain-containing protein; translation: MATETEQNFDEFIAKKKTSSRVKWVVVFVVLVFFIALLAVSIDWVLGALVHTRQEVQVPDITNKPVTTALNSLASVNLALKQAGVEFAEGVPPGSVLRQIPSAGSTVREGRVIRVWISQGDEMVFVPAVQGLDLRAAQLAIRQAGLQVEKVEHAYSLSVDKGFIIAQKPEADSMLTRGDKVTLTLSNGQPPASVILVPDFRNKKLAESTLWASTQNINLIVKEDDKSPFPYGVIASQKPLADSQIAPGSNLEIVVSRRPASDDEKTYHLHYELPQGKKAMRIRVVLIDKNGEREVINEPKQPGSKIDLEIPYSGAATFRILSDGILVREREIQ
- the rpe gene encoding ribulose-phosphate 3-epimerase; amino-acid sequence: MTSPTGPINGKIIIAPSILSADLWQLGHQVEQVRQAGADWLHVDIMDGHFVPNLSFGPATVKSLQGRAQLPLDVHLMVEKPSHFVEPFAKAGADFLTVHVEAAEDVQQVLLVIKDQGVRTGLSIKPDTDPQRLVPYLPYLDMVLVMTVQPGFGGQGFLPTSQAQIEQVSQLIAKADHPIYLEVDGGINAQTAQLAARAGANVFVAGNAIFAAKNPAQALADIRQAATI